One window from the genome of Maridesulfovibrio ferrireducens encodes:
- a CDS encoding TetR/AcrR family transcriptional regulator: MKTKDLILETAKEIISQVGFHRATTSNLAKAANISEGTIYRHFESKEDILLHILAGLEESFSYYIEGVRQKLDKDECSFDMIMADYFTFVEDNEVDMKIMLSTYGLLDSSKRLMAVFLKNLELILEDCIKVGIRKGILRDVAVEENATIIMTIIFGLTRMHLYWPNQRDVRTEAIDFCRRSLLK; this comes from the coding sequence ATGAAGACTAAAGATCTTATATTGGAAACAGCCAAAGAAATAATTTCTCAGGTGGGTTTCCATAGAGCCACGACTTCTAATTTAGCTAAAGCTGCTAATATTTCGGAAGGTACCATATACAGGCACTTTGAGAGTAAGGAAGATATTCTTCTTCACATTCTTGCAGGGCTTGAAGAAAGTTTCTCATATTATATTGAAGGCGTTCGTCAGAAGCTTGATAAAGATGAGTGTTCGTTTGATATGATAATGGCTGATTATTTCACTTTTGTTGAAGATAATGAAGTTGACATGAAGATTATGCTTTCCACATACGGATTGCTTGATTCTTCTAAGCGCCTGATGGCTGTTTTCCTTAAAAATCTAGAGCTTATCCTTGAAGATTGTATCAAGGTAGGGATCAGAAAAGGAATCCTCAGAGATGTTGCTGTTGAAGAAAATGCTACAATTATCATGACAATTATTTTCGGTCTGACCAGAATGCATCTGTACTGGCCTAACCAGAGAGATGTTCGTACAGAAGCTATTGATTTCTGTCGTCGCAGTCTTCTCAAATAG
- a CDS encoding heavy metal translocating P-type ATPase, whose product MDALFEIKGMTCSACSSRLEKVINNMDGVKHASVNLATESLAVNFDKESTSVTEIIKTVEMSGFEATEKIEGTEVALPISGMSCSACSSRLERVLNMTDGIVKAGVSLPGESAIIKFNSAIISLRQIRLIIKDLGFEAGEIQSAQDAQKNFETRRKQNEAKLALMKKKLIYALTFTVPLLIITMGHMVGMPLPNFISPHHSPLGFALIQLFLTMPVLWFGKDFYIHGFPNLMRGTPNMDSLIAVGTSAAVVYSLWNFIEIALGVDPQARAMDLYFESAATIITLILLGKFQEGRAKSRTSEAIEKLMDLTPAKAILLENGEQISTPIEEIGPGDNILIRPGDRVSADGTVYEGHSEIDESMLTGESMPVSKSEGDAVAGGTVNTGGGALKVRVKNVGENTVLSRIIKLVQDAQGSKAPISSLADTVSFYFVPSVMTIAVLSGLSWYFFSAEPFSFALRIFISVMVIACPCAMGLATPTAIMVGTGRGAQLGVLVKSGEALETAGKINTMIFDKTGTLTYGQPELVDTFVASGQNGEELLALAASAEKQSEHPLARAVLRAAEKTGISLPETTSFNAVAGLGIATKTGGHSMLLGNQEYLNRNFVGGLDEKKARDAASSFESAGQSPLYIAKNGKLAGIMAIADKIKKEAPATIKKLHALGVKTVMLTGDNEKVARTIAKSAGINEVVAQVMPDRKAEVVNREKAQGRKVAMIGDGINDAPALASADLGIAMGTGIDVAIESGDIVLMKGDLSGVLTALALSRATVRNIKQNLFWAFAFNVLGIPVAAGALYIFGGPTLSPMFAAAAMSLSSVTVVTNALRLKFFTIEN is encoded by the coding sequence ATGGATGCACTTTTTGAAATAAAAGGGATGACCTGCTCTGCATGTTCATCAAGGCTTGAAAAAGTTATCAACAATATGGATGGAGTTAAGCATGCCAGCGTCAATCTGGCTACTGAATCCTTAGCCGTAAATTTTGATAAAGAATCAACTTCCGTTACGGAAATAATTAAAACCGTCGAAATGTCTGGATTTGAAGCTACTGAAAAAATTGAAGGAACTGAGGTCGCTCTACCCATATCAGGAATGAGCTGCTCTGCATGTTCATCAAGACTTGAAAGAGTTTTAAATATGACTGACGGAATAGTCAAAGCCGGAGTCAGCCTGCCGGGAGAATCAGCAATAATAAAATTCAATTCCGCAATTATATCACTGAGACAAATCAGACTAATAATAAAAGATCTTGGATTCGAGGCTGGAGAAATTCAATCCGCACAGGATGCACAAAAAAACTTTGAGACACGACGTAAGCAAAATGAAGCAAAATTAGCTTTAATGAAAAAAAAGCTGATCTATGCTCTGACATTTACCGTCCCGCTTCTCATCATAACCATGGGACACATGGTGGGCATGCCTCTGCCGAACTTTATAAGCCCCCATCATTCACCGCTTGGCTTTGCCCTTATTCAACTTTTTCTGACTATGCCTGTACTTTGGTTCGGTAAAGATTTTTATATTCACGGATTCCCGAACCTCATGCGCGGCACCCCAAATATGGATTCCCTTATTGCGGTGGGAACCTCTGCGGCTGTCGTTTATTCACTTTGGAACTTTATTGAAATAGCATTAGGAGTTGATCCTCAAGCAAGAGCTATGGATCTCTATTTTGAATCCGCGGCAACAATTATCACTCTTATTTTACTTGGCAAATTTCAGGAAGGACGAGCTAAATCACGCACATCAGAAGCCATAGAAAAATTAATGGACCTGACTCCGGCAAAAGCCATCCTGCTTGAAAACGGCGAACAAATTTCAACCCCCATTGAAGAAATCGGTCCCGGTGACAATATTTTGATCCGGCCCGGCGACAGAGTAAGTGCAGACGGCACTGTCTATGAAGGACATTCAGAGATAGATGAATCAATGCTTACAGGTGAAAGCATGCCTGTCTCCAAATCTGAAGGAGACGCAGTTGCGGGTGGTACTGTTAATACTGGCGGAGGGGCGCTCAAGGTTCGTGTAAAAAATGTCGGTGAAAACACGGTACTTTCCCGCATCATCAAACTTGTACAAGATGCTCAAGGGTCCAAAGCTCCGATTTCCTCCCTTGCGGACACCGTAAGTTTTTACTTTGTGCCATCGGTAATGACTATCGCTGTTCTTTCCGGTCTCAGTTGGTACTTTTTCAGCGCTGAGCCTTTTTCCTTTGCTCTGCGCATTTTCATCAGCGTAATGGTCATTGCCTGCCCTTGCGCAATGGGACTTGCCACCCCGACCGCAATAATGGTCGGAACAGGACGTGGAGCACAGCTTGGCGTGCTTGTAAAATCAGGAGAAGCCCTTGAGACTGCCGGTAAAATCAACACCATGATCTTCGACAAAACCGGAACTCTTACTTACGGACAACCCGAGCTGGTGGACACCTTTGTCGCTTCAGGTCAAAACGGAGAAGAATTATTAGCACTGGCCGCTTCGGCAGAAAAACAATCCGAACATCCCCTTGCAAGAGCAGTACTCCGCGCAGCCGAAAAGACAGGCATATCGTTACCGGAAACGACATCATTTAATGCTGTAGCAGGTCTTGGTATTGCCACAAAAACAGGTGGTCATTCCATGCTGCTCGGCAATCAGGAATATCTGAACCGCAATTTTGTCGGCGGACTTGACGAGAAAAAAGCCAGAGATGCGGCCTCCAGTTTCGAATCTGCGGGCCAAAGCCCGCTCTACATTGCTAAAAACGGAAAACTTGCCGGAATTATGGCCATCGCTGATAAAATAAAAAAAGAAGCCCCAGCGACAATCAAAAAGCTTCACGCTCTAGGCGTAAAAACTGTCATGCTTACCGGAGATAACGAGAAAGTAGCCCGCACAATCGCAAAAAGCGCAGGAATCAACGAAGTGGTAGCGCAGGTTATGCCGGACCGTAAAGCTGAAGTTGTAAACAGAGAAAAGGCTCAGGGCCGGAAAGTGGCTATGATAGGCGACGGCATCAATGATGCGCCCGCTCTTGCCTCGGCAGACCTTGGAATTGCCATGGGCACCGGGATTGATGTCGCAATTGAATCCGGCGACATTGTGCTTATGAAAGGGGATCTATCAGGTGTTTTAACAGCTCTGGCACTAAGCCGGGCTACAGTTAGAAATATCAAACAGAACCTTTTCTGGGCTTTTGCTTTCAATGTACTGGGAATTCCTGTTGCTGCCGGAGCACTCTATATTTTCGGAGGCCCGACTCTTTCACCTATGTTCGCCGCTGCGGCAATGTCGCTCAGTTCAGTAACAGTGGTGACAAACGCACTGCGGCTGAAATTTTTCACTATCGAAAATTAA
- the pyrR gene encoding bifunctional pyr operon transcriptional regulator/uracil phosphoribosyltransferase PyrR, translated as MQKEKIVLSEIDMTRTLDRLASEITERRGDCEKLAIIGIQRRGADLAQRLKDLLDERLGRKIPLGKLDINLYRDDWTNLSRQPSINCTEIPFEIEGTSIILVDDVLFSGRTVRAALEAVLDFGRPRRVELLVLVDRGHRELPIRADYVGKKVTTGEDQHVNVLVKERDDEDKVVLLLPE; from the coding sequence ATGCAAAAAGAAAAGATTGTCCTTTCAGAAATAGATATGACTCGCACCCTTGATAGACTCGCTTCTGAGATCACAGAGCGTCGTGGTGATTGCGAAAAACTTGCTATTATAGGTATTCAGCGCCGAGGCGCAGACCTAGCTCAAAGGCTTAAAGACCTGCTGGACGAGCGGCTTGGCAGAAAAATACCCTTAGGTAAGCTTGATATCAATCTCTATCGTGATGATTGGACAAATCTGAGCCGCCAGCCAAGCATTAATTGTACAGAGATTCCTTTTGAGATAGAAGGAACTTCAATTATTCTGGTTGACGATGTTCTTTTTTCTGGAAGAACAGTTCGTGCTGCCCTTGAAGCAGTTTTAGATTTCGGCAGACCTCGCAGAGTTGAACTGCTTGTTCTGGTTGATCGCGGTCATCGTGAATTGCCGATTCGCGCTGATTATGTGGGTAAAAAAGTTACGACCGGTGAAGATCAGCATGTAAATGTGCTGGTGAAAGAACGTGATGATGAAGATAAAGTTGTTCTTCTTTTACCTGAATAA
- the thrB gene encoding homoserine kinase produces the protein MSDRELVFSDGCAVSLIGMAGAGKSTLAPLLATKLDWQFIDTDQVVESFYGKPLQDIVDYLGLADFRKAEEEILSTLGVLRTVVSTGGSVVYGEKTMERLKSLGPVVYLRMECKTCLQRVGEGYGRGLAIKPDQSLESLYNERVPLYERYADFTVDTDKFSSDECAEKIFQWLKSIQE, from the coding sequence ATGAGTGACAGGGAATTAGTTTTTTCAGATGGATGCGCAGTCAGCCTTATAGGCATGGCCGGAGCCGGAAAGTCTACTCTTGCACCGCTTCTTGCCACCAAATTAGATTGGCAGTTTATCGATACCGATCAAGTCGTGGAGTCTTTTTACGGTAAACCGTTGCAGGATATTGTTGATTATCTGGGTCTTGCAGATTTCCGTAAGGCCGAGGAAGAAATACTTTCCACCCTCGGAGTTCTCAGAACAGTCGTTTCCACTGGAGGGAGCGTTGTTTACGGTGAAAAAACGATGGAAAGGCTTAAAAGTCTCGGGCCTGTTGTTTATCTCCGCATGGAATGCAAAACCTGCCTTCAGCGGGTCGGAGAGGGATACGGCAGGGGGCTTGCTATAAAGCCAGATCAAAGTCTCGAAAGTTTATACAATGAACGCGTTCCTCTTTATGAGCGTTATGCTGATTTTACGGTAGATACAGATAAATTTTCGTCTGATGAATGTGCTGAGAAAATTTTCCAGTGGTTGAAATCAATACAAGAATAA
- a CDS encoding beta-1,3-glucanase family protein has protein sequence MGKKVAGFCLFLIMMASSIAFAATAVPIVFEIPSTLKAADVHVQFLGSSITGTYVNTLGAVQNLVTTRGYTLAEITGPVSVGGGAPANVPAVLISNYVSGRVFITIGNSTDMSPVAQPAPQTSTDPNYYERYQYFEPTIIGADAHVDLSYIDFAAIALTLEAKNAPNAEFSPQKTTVTSKVLTDRLARTTVVAGSSVIPPNEKLPSKSFARVISPNTPTGAALYHDWTNYLKTTLQGKTVHLKGLFAGVLLAGEVNYSSNERQAQSYDYTVSISGAGDVTFTPTPLSDSGSSAVAGVPVPMRTNPGVGKTATAVITVSFAELSAATGIYGNNPKYSVGGGALTLGIVNDFYGWVVGDLLAGLSWGFPGSATTYKGTAIGGMYSRQWWGGPLADGTVIAGADTPAGNGTVFELAQPGEPLNYHTYAAALNGVTPGYGFALQDRLGQNLLHLNTGTDPNGYLLAIIEP, from the coding sequence GTGGGAAAAAAAGTGGCAGGATTTTGTTTGTTTTTAATAATGATGGCCTCTTCGATTGCGTTTGCGGCAACTGCCGTACCGATTGTATTTGAAATTCCCTCAACTTTAAAAGCTGCGGATGTTCATGTTCAGTTTCTAGGCAGTTCTATCACTGGTACATATGTAAATACTCTCGGTGCTGTCCAGAACCTGGTTACGACGAGAGGATATACTCTTGCTGAAATAACAGGACCTGTTTCAGTCGGAGGGGGCGCACCTGCTAATGTCCCCGCTGTTTTAATTTCAAACTATGTTTCCGGCAGAGTTTTTATTACAATCGGCAATAGTACCGATATGAGCCCTGTTGCTCAACCCGCCCCTCAGACCTCTACTGATCCAAATTACTATGAACGTTACCAGTATTTTGAACCTACCATTATAGGGGCTGATGCACATGTGGATTTGTCATATATAGATTTTGCTGCAATAGCTCTGACGCTGGAAGCTAAGAATGCTCCGAATGCGGAGTTCAGCCCTCAAAAAACAACGGTTACCAGTAAAGTGCTTACCGATCGGTTGGCTCGAACTACGGTTGTTGCCGGTTCGTCTGTTATTCCTCCAAATGAAAAGTTGCCCAGTAAATCGTTTGCCCGGGTAATATCTCCTAATACTCCTACCGGTGCAGCTTTATATCACGACTGGACGAATTATTTGAAAACCACTCTTCAAGGTAAGACGGTACACCTTAAAGGATTGTTTGCGGGAGTTCTTCTTGCTGGTGAGGTTAACTATTCAAGTAATGAGCGTCAGGCTCAAAGTTATGATTACACAGTTTCTATTTCCGGTGCAGGAGATGTTACTTTTACCCCAACACCTCTTTCGGACTCTGGTTCCAGCGCAGTGGCGGGAGTTCCAGTTCCGATGAGAACCAACCCCGGAGTCGGTAAAACTGCAACAGCTGTAATTACTGTTTCTTTTGCCGAGTTGAGCGCGGCTACCGGTATATATGGTAACAACCCTAAATACAGTGTGGGCGGCGGAGCTTTGACTTTAGGAATCGTGAATGATTTTTATGGGTGGGTTGTGGGAGATTTGCTTGCAGGTTTAAGTTGGGGATTTCCGGGCAGTGCAACTACATATAAAGGTACAGCCATAGGGGGTATGTACAGTCGGCAATGGTGGGGCGGCCCTCTTGCAGACGGAACAGTTATTGCCGGAGCGGATACTCCCGCCGGTAATGGAACTGTTTTTGAACTAGCTCAGCCGGGCGAGCCTTTGAATTATCATACTTATGCGGCTGCTCTTAACGGTGTCACTCCGGGATACGGTTTCGCTCTACAGGATAGATTGGGACAGAATTTATTGCATCTTAATACAGGTACAGATCCAAACGGATATCTATTAGCGATTATTGAACCGTAG